GCGGCGAGCACGAGCGTCGCCCCGGCGAACAGCGTGGCGGCGAGCGGCAGCACCACCGGCGCGGTGAACGGGACGTCGGCGTTGAGCACGACCCGGGAGAGCGTGGCGGTGTCCGGGGCCGGCCAGGTCCGGCCGGTGGCCCAGTAGACGTGCAGCAGGCCGTCGGCCGCCAGCAGTGCCGCGACGGCGCGGGCGGCGGCGCGGCGCGTGCCCGCCGCGCCCCGGGCCCCGGCAGCGGGCGGGCGGGCCGCGCCGCCGGTCGTACGGGCGGCGGTGTTCTGGTTCATGGTCCACCTCGGGTGGTCTCGGGCCGGTCTGTCGGACAGCAGGAGCCGGGGCGGGCGCGTTCCGTTCCTGTGACGAGCGTCACGTGGGCGATCCGCCGTCCGCAGGGAACCTCTGCCGCCCGCGGCGCCTCTGGTGTGGACGTGGATGGTCCCGAAACCCGTCAGGCCGGCGAAGCCGCCGAGCCACCGCCCGCCCGTACCGGCGACGTCGTCCGTGACGCTCGTGACGCTCGTGACGCCGATCCGGGCCGTACCGCCGCGCTGGTGCGGGCCGCCCAGCGCGGCGACCAGCTGGCGGTCAGCGAGCTGCTGGAGCTGCTCACGCCGTACGTCCGGCGGCTCTGCGGCCCGATCGCGCTGGCCGACGGCGCGGACGCCACCCAGGAGGCGCTGATCGCGGTCTTCCGCCATCTGCGCCAACTCCACGAGCCGGCGGCCCTGTTCGGCTGGGTGCGGTCGATCGCCGTCCGGGAGGCCGTCCGGTACGTGCGCCGGGTCGCGCGCTGCGTCCCCGCGGACCTCTCGGAGCTGCCGAGCCCGGACGACCCACAACTGGCCAGCGACGTCCGGGACGTGCTCGCCCGGCTCTCGCCCGAGCACCGGGCCGTCCTGGTCCTGCGGGACCTGGAGGGCCTGGACGAGCGGGCCACCGCCGAACTCCTCGGCGTGGCGGCCGGCACCGTCAAGTCCCGGTTGTCCCGGGCCCGACTCGGCTTCCGAAGGGCGTGGCAGCAGTGACCGAGCAGATCCCCTGGCCCGTCGCGGACTTCGACCCCGTGCGCCGGCTGCACGTCGTCGCGGCGGCGACCCCCGGCGCCACCGTCCACGAGGCGCTGATCGACGCACCCTTCGAGGCGGTCTGGGCCGTCGCCGAGGACCTGGAGGGCCGGCTGCCGCGCTGGCTGCCGGACATCCGCTCGGTCCGGCTGGCCCCCGGGCCGGACGACGGCGCCGCCACCTGTCGGCGGGAAGCCCTGGTGACCGGCCACAGCCGCCTGCGCGCCCGCTTCGACGTGGAGCTGCGCCCCGGCTGGTGCCTGATGCGCAGCCGCTTCCTGCTCGGCGGCATGGCCGCCCGCGCCGAACCGGACGGCACCCGTTTCGCCTTCCTCGGCGCCTTCCGGCTGCCCGCCGCGGCACTCCTCGGCGCGGCCCTCGCCCCCGTCACCGACCCGCTGGCGCAGCGCTCCCTGCGCCGCTTCGAACGCCTGGTGCGGGAGGGCTGACGCGGGAGGGCCGGCGCGGGAGGGCCGGCGCGGCGAGCCGCCCGGCGGGTGGCGCCGGGGGCGCGGGTGGGGCGGGTGGCGCCGGGGGGTGGGGTCCTCGCGTCCGGCGGTGCCGAGCCCCCGGCCCTGCCGGGGGCCGCCGGGGTCAGCCGACTGCCGACTCCGACTCCGGCTCCCGGTGCTCGGCCGCCACGCACGGCGTCAGCATCGCGGCGAGCTGCTCGTCGACCAGGCGGTAGCGCACCACCCGCCCGTCCTTCTCGCCGGCGACCACGCCCGCCGTGCGCAGCAGTCGCAGCGCCTGCGACACGGCGGGGTCGCGCATGCCGGTGGCCACGGCGAGGTCGCTGACGGCGAGCGGGCCGGCCCGGTGCAGGGCGAGCAGCAGGGCCAGGCGCCCGGGGTCGGCGAGCAGTGAGAAGCGGTCCGCCCAGGTGCGGACGTGCGCGGTGTCGCCGATCGCGGCGATGGCTTCGCAGACCCGGTGCCCGTCGATGGTCCGGTGGCCCGCGCGCTCGGCCGGTACGAGATGCATGCGGATCATTGTCGCAGCAGCGGCACTGTGATCCTGGACACTTCCGCGACGCGGGCCGCGGCCCGGCGGCGGCGCGGGCTCAGGCCGCCGCGAGCAGCAGTGTGCCCGCCACCGCCAGGCCCGCGCCGATCACCTGCACCCGGCGCAGCCGTTCCTTGAGCACTCCGCGGGCCATCAGGGCGGTCACCACGGGGTAGAGGGAGGCGAGGACGGCGGCCACGGCCGCCGAGCTGCCGTGCGCGGCCATCGCGTAGGTGCCGTTCGCGGCCACGTCGGCGACGCCCACCGCGGTGAGCGCCGGCAGTCGTCCGCGCAGGCCCCGGGCCAGGCCGGGCGCCGCCCCGGCCCGGCGCAGCGTCGGAGCGAGCGCCGCCCCGCCGACCGCGACGTTGCAGACCCGCTGGACGCAGAGGGCGAGCAGCAGTCCGCCGCCGGCCGACGCGTGGGCGATCAGGGCCATCACGGCGCCGAAGCCGAAGGCGGCGCCGAGGGTCAGCGCCAGGACCCGGGCGGCGGCCCGGGAGCCGCCGCGCCGGGGCCCGCCGGCCAGCGCGACGCCGACGACGGCGATCGCGATCCCGGCCGCCTGGCCGAGACCGGGCCGCTCGCCGAGCGCCAGGCCGACACCCACCGGTACCGCGACGCCGACGGTGGCCAGCGGCGAGACCACCCCCATCGGGCCGAGCGCGAGCGCCCGGTAGAAGGCCAGCATCGCGAACGGCCCGATCACCCCGGCCGCCACCGCGTACCAGAGGTCGGACGAGGCGTCGCCGAGCCCGCCGGTGGCGAGCACCGCGACGACCAGCAGCACGGCGGCCGCCAGCTGGGAGGAGACCACCACGGCGAGCGCGGGCAGCCGGCGGGTGAGGGCGCCGCCGCCGAAGTCGGCGAGCCCCCAGAGCAGGCTGGCGCTGAGCGCGAGCAGCACGCTCACCGGGCCACGGCCGTCGGATCGATGAGGGACAGCACCATGGCCTCCGCAGTAAAGTCGGTCGGACTCGTCGCCCGGATCGCAGCGTAGTTCACTTGAGTGGACTATCCGAACCAATATATTGGACTCTCCACGTGCCGGACCCCGATCTCGTCTCCCAGGCGCTCGCCCGGAACCTCAAGCGGCTGCGCGCCGAGCGCGGCCACACCCTGGACGCGCTGGCGGCCCGGTCCGGCGTCAGCCGGGGCATGATCGTCCAGATCGAGCAGGCCAGGACCAATCCCAGCGTCGCCACCGTGGTCCGCCTGGCCGACGCCCTCGGCGTCTCAGTCGCCCGGCTGCTCGACTACGACGAGGGCGACGCCGTCCGGATCGTCACCGCCGAGCAGGCCGTCCCCCTCTGGACCGGCCCGGACGGCGGCAGCGGCACCCTGCTGAGCGGGGTGGAGGCCCCCGGGCCGCTCGAACTCTGGGCCTGGCACCTGCAGCCGGGCGAGGGCTACACCTCCGAACCGCACCCCGCCGGCACGGTCGAGATCGTCCGGGTCGAGAGCGGCGAGCTGACGCTCTCCCACGGCGAGGACGACCATCTCGTACCGGCCGGCAGCACCGCCTCCTTCGACGCCTCGCACCCGCACGGCTACCGCAACGCCGGCGCCGAGCCGGTCCGCCTCACCATGGTGGTCTCGGTGCCCCCGCCGCGCTGACACGGCCCGCCCCGAGCCCCCGGTGGGAGCGCCCCGGGCCCCCGGCGGGACGGCCCCGAGCCCCGGCGGGCCCGGGGCGTGCGCCGTTCGCCCTGCTCGGCGGGCGGAGCGGCGCCTGCCTCCGTAGGCTCGAAGCATGTCTGATGCGTACGCGGGCCGGCGGGAGCGTCTGAGGGAGAACTGCAGCGCCTCGGGCACCGACGCGGCGCTGA
The sequence above is drawn from the Kitasatospora sp. NBC_00315 genome and encodes:
- a CDS encoding SRPBCC family protein, which translates into the protein MTEQIPWPVADFDPVRRLHVVAAATPGATVHEALIDAPFEAVWAVAEDLEGRLPRWLPDIRSVRLAPGPDDGAATCRREALVTGHSRLRARFDVELRPGWCLMRSRFLLGGMAARAEPDGTRFAFLGAFRLPAAALLGAALAPVTDPLAQRSLRRFERLVREG
- a CDS encoding RNA polymerase sigma factor, whose protein sequence is MDGPETRQAGEAAEPPPARTGDVVRDARDARDADPGRTAALVRAAQRGDQLAVSELLELLTPYVRRLCGPIALADGADATQEALIAVFRHLRQLHEPAALFGWVRSIAVREAVRYVRRVARCVPADLSELPSPDDPQLASDVRDVLARLSPEHRAVLVLRDLEGLDERATAELLGVAAGTVKSRLSRARLGFRRAWQQ
- a CDS encoding DUF3995 domain-containing protein, with amino-acid sequence MNQNTAARTTGGAARPPAAGARGAAGTRRAAARAVAALLAADGLLHVYWATGRTWPAPDTATLSRVVLNADVPFTAPVVLPLAATLFAGATLVLAAGGGWEGAAGRLPAVALRWAPRMVAAGFLARGLAGLVWAAGIGADSGSAFHRLNLALYTPLCLAGAAAAWTVARGAAQRCTATGVAVQR
- a CDS encoding EamA family transporter; the encoded protein is MSVLLALSASLLWGLADFGGGALTRRLPALAVVVSSQLAAAVLLVVAVLATGGLGDASSDLWYAVAAGVIGPFAMLAFYRALALGPMGVVSPLATVGVAVPVGVGLALGERPGLGQAAGIAIAVVGVALAGGPRRGGSRAAARVLALTLGAAFGFGAVMALIAHASAGGGLLLALCVQRVCNVAVGGAALAPTLRRAGAAPGLARGLRGRLPALTAVGVADVAANGTYAMAAHGSSAAVAAVLASLYPVVTALMARGVLKERLRRVQVIGAGLAVAGTLLLAAA
- a CDS encoding ArsR/SmtB family transcription factor, encoding MHLVPAERAGHRTIDGHRVCEAIAAIGDTAHVRTWADRFSLLADPGRLALLLALHRAGPLAVSDLAVATGMRDPAVSQALRLLRTAGVVAGEKDGRVVRYRLVDEQLAAMLTPCVAAEHREPESESAVG
- a CDS encoding helix-turn-helix domain-containing protein — protein: MPDPDLVSQALARNLKRLRAERGHTLDALAARSGVSRGMIVQIEQARTNPSVATVVRLADALGVSVARLLDYDEGDAVRIVTAEQAVPLWTGPDGGSGTLLSGVEAPGPLELWAWHLQPGEGYTSEPHPAGTVEIVRVESGELTLSHGEDDHLVPAGSTASFDASHPHGYRNAGAEPVRLTMVVSVPPPR